The DNA segment CAGCGAAGATGTGCAGGACGTGGTCCGCGGTATCTCCACAGGTGTGCGGCGCATGCGCTCGCTCGTGAGCAGCTTGCACCAACTCTCGAAGCTCGAGTCCATCAGCATCGAGCGCGAGGTGTGCGACTTACCGTCCGTTGTGGCGGAAGGTCGATCGCTCGCGGCGATCGCCTTGGAGGAGTCCAAGGCCGCCGTCGTGGTGGATGCGCTGCCGAGGGTGCAGGGGTCATCGGAATTGCTCGCTCAGCTGTTTCAGAACCTCTTCTCGAACGCCTGCAAGTACGCCGGTGACTCCCCGCCGAGGATTCGGATCTGGTCCGAGGTAAATCACGAGCGAGGGGTGGATCTGGTCTACTTCGAAGACCGAGGTGTGGGCATACCGCTCAAGAGCCAGGAGCGTGTGTTCGAATCATTCCATCGGCTTCATCACAGCGATGATATCGAGGGCACGGGGATCGGCCTGTCTATCTGCCGCCGTATCGTGCAAGCCCATGATGGTAAGCTCTACATCGATCCGGACTATGCAGACGGCGTCCGCTTCGTGATCGCGCTGCCTTTGTCTGTTTCCGGAGGTGCTTGATGACGGGTTACGTATTGGTGGTCGATGACGACCTCATGGACCGCAAGCTGATCGATCGCGCCCTGAAGCAGTCGGGTCACGATGTACGCATCAGTTCGGTACGCGATGGCGTC comes from the Pseudomonadota bacterium genome and includes:
- a CDS encoding ATP-binding protein, with protein sequence SEDVQDVVRGISTGVRRMRSLVSSLHQLSKLESISIEREVCDLPSVVAEGRSLAAIALEESKAAVVVDALPRVQGSSELLAQLFQNLFSNACKYAGDSPPRIRIWSEVNHERGVDLVYFEDRGVGIPLKSQERVFESFHRLHHSDDIEGTGIGLSICRRIVQAHDGKLYIDPDYADGVRFVIALPLSVSGGA